From Bacteroidota bacterium, the proteins below share one genomic window:
- a CDS encoding carbohydrate kinase — translation MKSHSEVTCIGEALIDFVSTKKGRTLSDTEGFLKLAGGAPANVAVGLAKLGTRSAFIGKVGDDPFGKFLRTELAGFGVETSGVSFDAAHKTRLAFVSVTALGGRDFEFWEKQPADEQLFPGDVNFAAVSRSKIVAISSFLLLHEPARTSFFRIAKRVRREGCLLSFDPNLRLALWNSRAEARKVILKAVRLSDILRMNGEEASFLSGMQEVESASEFFLSMGPAIVVVTLGEKGCFFRTANHSGFVNGFRVKNADTTGCGDGFYAALLHRLVRTGKNIGELSLSELALICRTANAAGALTASKQGAIPALPDAASLKKFLRSTSTTKS, via the coding sequence ATGAAATCGCATTCAGAAGTGACATGTATCGGCGAAGCGCTGATCGATTTTGTCTCGACAAAAAAAGGAAGAACACTTTCCGACACGGAAGGATTTTTGAAGCTGGCCGGCGGCGCTCCGGCAAACGTTGCGGTCGGGCTTGCGAAGCTAGGGACCCGTTCCGCGTTTATCGGGAAAGTCGGTGACGATCCGTTCGGAAAATTCCTCCGTACCGAACTTGCCGGGTTCGGCGTTGAAACGTCCGGAGTAAGTTTTGATGCCGCGCATAAAACACGCCTGGCGTTTGTCTCGGTGACGGCATTGGGGGGACGCGACTTTGAATTCTGGGAAAAACAGCCGGCCGACGAGCAGCTCTTTCCCGGTGATGTGAACTTTGCAGCGGTGTCAAGGTCGAAGATCGTTGCCATCAGCTCTTTTTTGCTGCTGCACGAACCGGCGAGAACCTCCTTCTTCCGCATCGCCAAGCGAGTGCGCCGCGAAGGCTGCTTGCTCTCTTTCGACCCGAATTTGCGGCTGGCATTATGGAATTCACGCGCCGAGGCCCGCAAGGTTATTCTGAAGGCGGTCCGTCTATCGGATATTCTTCGGATGAACGGTGAAGAGGCGTCGTTCCTGTCCGGCATGCAGGAGGTCGAGTCGGCATCGGAGTTTTTTCTTTCGATGGGACCTGCGATCGTCGTCGTGACGCTGGGTGAAAAAGGATGTTTTTTCAGGACAGCAAACCATTCAGGATTCGTCAACGGCTTTCGCGTCAAGAACGCGGACACCACGGGCTGCGGCGACGGGTTTTATGCGGCGCTGCTGCACAGACTTGTTCGAACCGGGAAAAACATCGGCGAGCTATCGTTGAGCGAGCTTGCCTTGATATGCCGGACGGCGAATGCCGCCGGTGCGCTGACAGCCTCGAAGCAGGGAGCGATCCCCGCCCTTCCGGATGCCGCATCGTTGAAGAAATTTCTGAGGTCAACGTCCACTACGAAATCGTGA
- a CDS encoding zinc-dependent alcohol dehydrogenase family protein codes for MKVALFEKPHSFAVRSTPLRTLLPNEVLLKIQACGVCGTDVHIVEGTSRSTPPVVLGHEFTGVVEEVGLAVHGIAPGQRAAVDPNISCGVCFYCRRGLVHLCDHLKALGVDRDGGMAEYCFVPEKQIYLLPNDMQTEAAAFVEPVSCAIHGIDKAGIKAGDTVVIVGGGTIGLIMLQLAQNAGAGRTILVEPLEQKRQIAAVLKADTIFNPVEVDIKGAIMDITHVGADVVIECVGKPQTAQLSLELARRGGTVEFFGVCPIGEKISVEPNQIYFKELTVVGSYVNPNTFSRSIALLHGGKVRVDAFRIDKFPLDGVLEALAFQREGKTLKSIIEPSR; via the coding sequence ATGAAAGTCGCCCTCTTTGAAAAGCCGCACTCGTTCGCTGTCCGTTCGACGCCGCTGCGAACGCTTCTCCCGAACGAGGTCCTCCTGAAAATTCAGGCGTGCGGCGTCTGCGGAACAGATGTTCATATAGTGGAGGGTACATCCCGCTCAACTCCGCCGGTCGTGCTCGGGCACGAGTTCACCGGAGTGGTCGAGGAGGTCGGTCTCGCGGTTCACGGGATAGCTCCTGGACAGCGCGCGGCCGTCGACCCGAACATTTCCTGCGGCGTCTGTTTTTATTGCCGCCGCGGGCTGGTCCATCTGTGCGATCATTTGAAAGCGCTCGGCGTTGACCGCGACGGCGGCATGGCGGAATACTGTTTTGTGCCCGAAAAACAGATTTATCTCCTCCCCAACGACATGCAGACGGAAGCAGCCGCATTTGTCGAACCGGTATCGTGCGCCATCCACGGCATCGACAAGGCTGGCATCAAAGCAGGGGACACGGTCGTCATCGTCGGCGGCGGAACGATCGGCCTGATCATGCTGCAGCTTGCGCAGAACGCCGGCGCGGGGCGTACGATCCTCGTCGAGCCGCTGGAACAGAAGCGGCAAATTGCCGCCGTGCTGAAAGCGGACACTATTTTCAACCCTGTGGAGGTCGATATTAAAGGCGCTATCATGGACATCACTCATGTCGGGGCGGACGTCGTCATTGAATGCGTCGGGAAACCCCAGACCGCTCAGCTTTCGCTGGAACTTGCCAGGCGCGGAGGGACGGTCGAGTTTTTCGGTGTTTGTCCGATCGGTGAAAAAATATCCGTCGAACCGAATCAGATCTACTTTAAGGAACTCACCGTGGTCGGGTCGTATGTCAACCCGAACACGTTTTCACGGTCGATCGCCCTTCTTCATGGGGGAAAGGTCCGGGTCGACGCGTTCCGCATCGATAAATTTCCCCTTGACGGTGTGCTTGAAGCGCTGGCGTTCCAACGGGAAGGGAAAACCCTCAAGAGTATCATCGAACCCAGCCGATGA